The Pseudomonas asiatica genome has a segment encoding these proteins:
- a CDS encoding type III PLP-dependent enzyme: protein MSIQVEDYFARDTFQKMKAFADKQETPFVLIDTQMISQAYDDLRAGFEFAKVYYAVKANPAVEIIDLLKEKGSSFDIASIYELDKVLGRGVSADRISYGNTIKKSKDIRYFYEKGVRLYATDSEADLRNIAKAAPGSKVYVRILTEGSTTADWPLSRKFGCQTDMAMDLLILARDLGLVPYGISFHVGSQQRDISVWDAAIAKVKVIFERLKEEDGIELKLINMGGGFPANYITRTNSLETYAEEIIRFLKEDFGDDLPEIILEPGRSLIANAGILVSEVVLVARKSRTAVERWIYTDVGKFSGLIETMDEAIKFPIWTEKKGEAEEVVIAGPTCDSADIMYENYKYGLPLNLAIGDRLYWLSTGAYTTSYSAVEFNGFPPLKAFYL from the coding sequence ATGTCGATCCAGGTCGAAGACTATTTCGCGCGTGACACCTTCCAGAAAATGAAGGCGTTCGCCGACAAGCAGGAAACCCCGTTCGTACTCATCGACACCCAGATGATCAGCCAGGCCTATGACGACCTGCGTGCTGGTTTCGAATTCGCCAAGGTGTACTACGCGGTCAAGGCCAACCCGGCCGTGGAAATCATCGACCTGCTCAAAGAGAAAGGTTCGAGCTTCGACATCGCCTCGATCTACGAGCTGGACAAGGTGCTGGGCCGCGGCGTCAGCGCCGACCGTATCAGCTACGGCAACACCATCAAGAAGTCCAAGGACATCCGCTACTTCTACGAGAAGGGCGTGCGCCTGTATGCCACCGACTCGGAAGCCGACCTGCGCAACATCGCCAAGGCCGCACCGGGTTCGAAAGTGTACGTACGTATTCTCACCGAAGGCTCGACCACTGCCGACTGGCCGCTGTCGCGTAAATTCGGTTGCCAGACCGACATGGCCATGGACCTGCTGATCCTCGCCCGCGACCTGGGCCTGGTGCCTTACGGCATTTCCTTCCATGTCGGCTCGCAGCAGCGCGACATCAGCGTGTGGGACGCAGCCATCGCCAAGGTCAAGGTGATCTTCGAGCGCCTGAAGGAAGAAGACGGCATCGAGCTGAAGCTGATCAACATGGGTGGCGGCTTCCCGGCCAACTACATCACCCGGACCAACAGCCTGGAAACCTACGCCGAAGAGATCATCCGCTTCCTGAAGGAAGACTTCGGTGACGACCTGCCGGAAATCATCCTCGAGCCGGGCCGTTCGCTGATTGCCAACGCCGGTATCCTGGTCAGCGAAGTGGTCCTGGTTGCACGCAAGTCGCGCACCGCCGTCGAGCGCTGGATCTACACCGACGTGGGCAAGTTCTCCGGCCTGATCGAAACCATGGACGAAGCCATCAAGTTCCCGATCTGGACCGAGAAGAAAGGCGAGGCCGAAGAAGTGGTCATCGCCGGCCCGACCTGCGACAGCGCCGACATCATGTACGAAAACTACAAGTACGGCCTGCCGCTGAACCTGGCCATCGGCGACCGCCTGTACTGGCTGTCGACCGGTGCCTACACC
- a CDS encoding sigma-70 family RNA polymerase sigma factor: MTPTVSGPKGFLDHYHELIGTWTRKLRSRQQAEDLTHDAFVRVLENPREQVEQPRAYLHQTARNIAVDGFRREDRRQALELEAFDEGVAGSGDPEAYVHALELADSVERALAELPLNCRQVFIWQKLEGLTQAEIAERMGLSKNMVEKYMIRTLRHLREHLDVSA, encoded by the coding sequence ATGACCCCGACCGTGTCCGGACCCAAAGGCTTCCTCGACCACTACCATGAGCTGATCGGCACCTGGACGCGCAAGTTGCGCAGTCGACAGCAGGCCGAGGACCTCACCCACGATGCCTTTGTCCGGGTACTGGAAAACCCGCGCGAGCAGGTCGAGCAGCCACGCGCCTACCTGCACCAGACCGCCCGCAATATTGCCGTGGATGGTTTCCGGCGCGAGGACCGCCGCCAGGCCCTGGAGCTGGAAGCCTTCGACGAAGGCGTGGCCGGCAGTGGCGACCCCGAGGCCTACGTGCATGCGCTGGAGCTGGCCGACAGTGTCGAGCGGGCGCTGGCCGAACTGCCGCTCAATTGCCGGCAGGTGTTCATCTGGCAGAAGCTCGAAGGCCTGACCCAGGCCGAGATCGCCGAGCGCATGGGGTTGAGCAAGAACATGGTCGAAAAGTATATGATCCGCACGCTCCGGCATCTGCGTGAGCACCTGGATGTGTCGGCATGA
- a CDS encoding FecR family protein, producing MKQHGTDTVREQAAAWFARVQDAPRDAGLQAQLHVWLEGDARHRDEYQQLARLWQATDFIPRQRLEALCQPAPVRQLPRRRFVRQALAASVAALALGLGWGGWHYQQLNHQGSLQTAFNERRQVELPDGSHLELNGSTQVQVAFSAGQRQVRLMAGEVMFTVAHDSDRPFVVDTAQGSVTVTGTRFDVRLDPASTRVAVEQGSVRVQGKGASLAQLTAGQGSHIDAQGQVAAPYTVNTGALTAWRQGRLVFDNATLAEVVAEASRYRSQPLRVAPGKVAQLRLSSTFSTDDTDALLRALPSILPVAIKAHEDGSREIIAK from the coding sequence ATGAAACAGCACGGTACCGATACCGTCCGCGAGCAGGCGGCCGCGTGGTTCGCCCGGGTGCAGGATGCGCCTCGCGATGCCGGGCTGCAGGCGCAGCTGCACGTCTGGCTGGAAGGCGATGCACGGCACCGTGATGAGTACCAGCAGCTCGCCCGTCTGTGGCAGGCCACCGACTTCATCCCGCGCCAGCGCCTGGAAGCGCTGTGCCAGCCGGCACCGGTACGCCAGTTGCCACGTCGGCGCTTCGTGCGCCAGGCCTTGGCCGCCAGCGTGGCCGCACTGGCGTTGGGCCTGGGCTGGGGCGGCTGGCACTACCAGCAACTGAATCACCAGGGCAGCTTGCAGACTGCCTTCAACGAACGCCGCCAGGTCGAACTGCCGGATGGTTCGCACCTTGAACTCAACGGCAGCACGCAAGTGCAGGTCGCTTTCAGCGCCGGCCAGCGGCAGGTCCGGCTGATGGCGGGTGAGGTGATGTTCACCGTCGCCCACGACAGTGACAGGCCGTTCGTGGTCGACACCGCCCAGGGCAGCGTGACTGTCACCGGTACCCGTTTCGACGTCCGCCTGGACCCGGCCAGCACCCGCGTGGCGGTGGAGCAGGGCTCGGTGCGTGTGCAGGGCAAGGGCGCCTCGCTGGCGCAGCTCACGGCGGGCCAGGGCTCGCATATAGATGCACAAGGCCAGGTGGCGGCGCCCTATACGGTGAATACCGGCGCCCTGACTGCCTGGCGCCAAGGCAGGCTGGTGTTCGACAACGCCACCCTGGCCGAGGTGGTGGCCGAAGCCTCGCGCTACCGCAGCCAGCCGCTGCGGGTCGCCCCCGGCAAAGTCGCCCAGCTGCGGCTGTCCAGCACCTTCAGCACCGACGACACCGATGCGCTGCTGCGTGCCTTGCCGAGCATCCTGCCGGTGGCCATCAAGGCCCATGAAGATGGCTCGCGCGAAATAATCGCGAAATAG